One region of Streptomyces davaonensis JCM 4913 genomic DNA includes:
- a CDS encoding TfuA-like protein: MSTVHVFSGPTLPAARVGELLPGAVCHPPIGHGDLLRLDTTPGDTVVIIDGVWHQRAPVRHKEILLLLAEGVRVVGAASMGALRGAELAPYGMASVGRVFEDLTAGVLDADDEVSVLHTPEGQPVSEALVNIRAALVRCAETGQISEADADTLEGLARALPHTRRTWSALARQAREEGAGAAFAAVDGWRRRNPYDVKREDAERALVLVAEGGVPAPEAEARGWEAEPWRTSFVRYWTAAHRPGRGGVPFLAVLQHQQLYDAGFPARWRARVLSAVAGGEVGPDGAEAAALRTAAAEGVDVASMSRQQLAFWLAPAELGALPPGEALLRIMVRSARLDGAWSVWPSARDEAGELVDDSLPTAEDVAAAYAANAAVEAADPRHTIARLSADRIGRHLVARWGLPACAGRPVLDAAARDRGFRDFGGAVEVARAFYLGARADTAAVPARTDSCAGCPATARART; encoded by the coding sequence GTGAGCACCGTGCATGTCTTCTCCGGCCCGACCCTCCCGGCCGCCCGCGTCGGCGAGCTGCTGCCTGGCGCGGTGTGTCATCCGCCGATCGGGCACGGTGACCTGTTGCGGCTCGATACCACTCCCGGCGACACGGTCGTGATCATTGACGGGGTGTGGCACCAGCGCGCTCCCGTACGGCACAAAGAGATCTTGTTGTTGCTGGCCGAGGGGGTTCGAGTCGTTGGCGCGGCGAGCATGGGCGCGCTGCGGGGGGCCGAGCTCGCGCCGTACGGCATGGCCAGCGTCGGGCGCGTCTTTGAGGACCTGACGGCCGGGGTGCTGGACGCCGACGACGAGGTTTCTGTTCTGCATACCCCCGAGGGACAGCCGGTGTCCGAGGCCCTGGTGAACATCCGGGCCGCGCTGGTCCGTTGCGCTGAGACCGGGCAGATCAGCGAGGCCGACGCCGACACACTCGAAGGGCTCGCCCGCGCGCTGCCCCACACCCGCCGTACGTGGTCCGCGCTCGCCCGGCAGGCCCGCGAGGAGGGGGCCGGGGCCGCGTTCGCCGCAGTCGACGGGTGGCGTCGCCGCAACCCGTATGACGTGAAGCGGGAGGACGCGGAGCGCGCCCTCGTCCTGGTGGCCGAGGGCGGGGTGCCGGCACCCGAGGCGGAGGCGCGGGGGTGGGAGGCGGAGCCGTGGCGGACGTCGTTCGTGCGGTACTGGACGGCGGCGCACCGCCCCGGCCGCGGCGGTGTGCCGTTCCTCGCGGTGCTCCAACACCAGCAGCTCTACGACGCCGGGTTCCCGGCCCGGTGGCGGGCCCGGGTTCTGTCGGCTGTCGCCGGAGGAGAGGTTGGTCCGGACGGCGCCGAGGCCGCTGCCCTGCGGACCGCCGCGGCCGAGGGGGTCGACGTGGCATCCATGTCCCGGCAGCAACTCGCGTTCTGGCTCGCTCCGGCCGAGCTGGGGGCGCTGCCCCCGGGTGAGGCGCTGCTCCGGATCATGGTTCGTTCGGCTCGGTTGGATGGCGCGTGGTCGGTGTGGCCGTCCGCCCGGGACGAGGCCGGGGAGCTGGTCGACGACTCGTTACCGACGGCCGAGGACGTCGCCGCGGCGTACGCCGCGAATGCGGCCGTCGAGGCGGCCGATCCCCGGCACACCATCGCGCGGTTGTCCGCCGACCGCATCGGCCGGCACCTCGTCGCGCGGTGGGGACTCCCAGCCTGCGCGGGGCGGCCCGTGCTGGATGCGGCGGCACGCGACCGGGGGTTCCGCGATTTCGGCGGGGCGGTCGAGGTGGCCAGGGCGTTCTACCTCGGCGCTCGCGCGGACACTGCGGCCGTGCCCGCGAGGACCGACTCGTGTGCGGGCTGCCCAGCCACGGCCAGGGCTCGAACCTGA
- a CDS encoding YcaO-like family protein produces MRKAFFDGAHRTRHPGETWAALRPLLAVYGITRVADVTGLDDLGIPVTMAVRPLARTLSVAQGKGATLDAARVSGALEAIEAWHGERAVPAAIERAPAEALRLPYPVTALEAHPGSLLTPRTVLDWITAYSAVDGTPVPVPTACVQLGRETHDRWRLHLPSASTNGLASGNTRAEAVAHGLYEVIERDAVSNLTSPAPEGLPQRIDPGSVSDPHCASLIERAHQAGAWLELWHLPTRFGVPVMAAYLWREDQAALLVSGSGAHLDPHIALSRAITEAAQSRLTAITGSREDVPPAAYREDGHQGPGAAAEPGADWGPIVSRYAAGFDTHEREAGHLAARVASVTGSAPLVVDLTQGPYENGGVFSVVKVVAPHLRYDSRHVIPRPRQERTSARQSQESAA; encoded by the coding sequence ATGCGCAAAGCGTTCTTCGACGGCGCCCACCGCACCCGCCATCCTGGCGAGACGTGGGCCGCGCTCCGGCCGCTGCTCGCGGTCTACGGCATCACCCGCGTTGCCGACGTGACCGGGCTCGACGACCTCGGAATCCCCGTCACGATGGCCGTGCGGCCCTTGGCCCGCACGCTGAGCGTCGCGCAGGGCAAGGGGGCGACGCTGGACGCCGCCCGCGTGTCCGGCGCGCTGGAGGCCATCGAGGCGTGGCACGGCGAGCGCGCCGTGCCCGCGGCCATCGAGCGGGCACCGGCCGAGGCCCTGCGCCTGCCCTATCCAGTGACGGCACTTGAGGCGCACCCCGGTTCGTTGCTGACCCCTCGTACGGTGCTGGACTGGATCACCGCCTACTCGGCGGTCGACGGCACCCCTGTGCCGGTGCCGACCGCGTGCGTGCAGCTCGGCCGGGAGACTCACGACCGGTGGCGGCTGCACCTGCCGAGCGCGTCGACCAACGGCCTTGCCTCCGGCAACACCAGGGCGGAGGCGGTCGCGCACGGGTTGTACGAGGTGATCGAGCGGGACGCCGTCAGCAACCTGACCAGCCCCGCCCCCGAGGGCCTCCCACAGCGCATCGACCCGGGCAGCGTGAGTGATCCGCACTGCGCGAGCCTGATCGAGCGCGCCCACCAGGCGGGCGCGTGGCTGGAGTTGTGGCACCTCCCGACCCGGTTCGGCGTGCCGGTGATGGCGGCCTATCTGTGGCGCGAGGACCAGGCCGCGCTCCTGGTCTCCGGGTCCGGGGCCCACCTCGACCCGCACATCGCCCTGTCCCGGGCCATCACCGAGGCCGCACAGTCCCGGCTGACCGCGATCACCGGGAGCCGCGAGGACGTCCCCCCAGCCGCCTACCGGGAGGACGGACACCAGGGCCCCGGCGCCGCGGCCGAACCGGGCGCCGACTGGGGGCCGATCGTTTCCCGGTACGCCGCCGGGTTCGACACCCACGAACGCGAGGCCGGGCACCTGGCCGCCCGCGTCGCGAGCGTGACCGGCTCCGCCCCGCTGGTCGTCGACCTGACGCAGGGCCCGTACGAGAACGGCGGGGTGTTCTCGGTCGTCAAGGTAGTTGCGCCGCACCTGCGGTACGACTCCCGGCACGTCATCCCCCGCCCACGGCAGGAGCGCACCAGCGCCCGCCAGAGTCAGGAGTCCGCCGCGTGA
- a CDS encoding helix-turn-helix domain-containing protein, producing the protein MTSPTTHAHSSHDIGALIRGRRTERRMTQAQLGKILGYSESWVSRLEANQISPAVSVLAHLSRILQLTPAELGFVTPPPDGRATHPGTDAYGTKVGGIEDLDDQEDAVRRRTFLAGAAGLGAAAAGIPSPADAAESAALTGLEDLLLYGPPPLTVQSSRAAAALAVRTSRAELLAGRYAQLARALPQRLALTQALEDAGRNATAELWCVAARLAIKRGDDRLTAITADRALTSAGQVDAPLVLAEAHRMVSSAHRRYGQHQRATAVAVRAADQLMATHVPDAAGRLSAVGNLLATAAYSAAKAGDRDTALTLLKDARARATQLGATRTRPESIGYFGTEQVALHEVSVHYLLGDAGAAIATARTIPVDTLPAERQARLYLDVARAYDQWGKAHKCLAALTATERVAPQEARRDSVRILVKGLLTSPQPVPGTRAFARKVGAI; encoded by the coding sequence ATGACCAGCCCCACCACCCATGCGCACAGCTCCCACGACATCGGCGCACTCATCCGTGGCCGCCGCACGGAACGCCGCATGACCCAAGCTCAGCTCGGCAAGATCCTGGGATACTCCGAGTCCTGGGTCTCCCGCCTGGAGGCCAACCAGATCAGCCCCGCCGTCAGCGTGCTCGCCCATCTCTCCCGGATCCTTCAACTCACACCCGCAGAGCTCGGATTCGTTACTCCGCCCCCGGACGGGCGAGCCACCCACCCAGGCACCGACGCGTACGGCACTAAGGTGGGCGGCATTGAAGACCTGGACGACCAGGAGGACGCGGTGCGGCGCAGAACCTTCCTTGCGGGCGCGGCCGGTCTCGGCGCTGCCGCTGCAGGCATCCCCTCCCCTGCCGACGCCGCGGAGTCGGCGGCACTGACCGGGCTGGAGGACTTACTGCTGTACGGGCCGCCGCCGCTCACTGTCCAGTCCTCCCGTGCGGCTGCGGCTCTAGCCGTTCGCACCTCCCGCGCTGAACTGCTCGCCGGCCGCTACGCCCAGCTCGCCCGTGCTCTTCCCCAGCGGCTCGCCCTCACCCAGGCCCTGGAGGACGCAGGGCGGAATGCCACCGCCGAACTGTGGTGCGTCGCCGCCCGGCTGGCTATCAAACGCGGCGACGATCGGCTCACCGCCATCACCGCGGACCGCGCCCTCACCAGTGCTGGGCAGGTCGACGCGCCGCTCGTCCTGGCGGAGGCTCACCGCATGGTCTCCAGCGCCCACCGCCGTTACGGTCAACACCAGCGCGCCACCGCTGTCGCCGTCCGTGCCGCCGACCAGCTCATGGCCACCCACGTACCCGACGCCGCCGGACGCCTGTCCGCGGTCGGCAACCTACTGGCCACCGCCGCCTACAGCGCCGCCAAGGCAGGCGACCGCGACACCGCGCTCACACTGCTCAAGGATGCCCGTGCCCGCGCCACCCAGCTCGGCGCCACCCGCACACGGCCCGAGAGCATCGGCTACTTCGGCACCGAACAGGTTGCCCTCCACGAGGTATCGGTCCATTACCTCCTCGGCGATGCCGGCGCCGCCATCGCCACCGCACGCACCATTCCCGTCGACACCCTCCCCGCCGAACGCCAAGCCCGCCTCTACCTCGACGTCGCCCGCGCCTACGACCAGTGGGGCAAAGCACACAAGTGCCTCGCCGCCCTCACCGCCACCGAGCGCGTCGCGCCCCAGGAAGCCCGGCGGGACAGCGTCCGCATTCTCGTGAAGGGTCTCCTCACCTCGCCCCAGCCGGTCCCGGGCACCCGAGCCTTCGCCCGCAAGGTCGGCGCCATCTGA
- a CDS encoding restriction endonuclease, translating into MAARRRRRLRKRTRRQLQGWGIVATLAVTVWVAGNWATVWPVLVTVVAVVVVGGAGWGLLRAHRLAVGGDRKWRAQEEARARELSMTEVDALSWQDFEHYVADLCRRDGCTKVVVSGKSGDLGADVVGYLADGRKLVVQVKKYAPERSVSSQDMQKFVGTARLEHGADVALFVTTCRAFTKAALGLAVRQDIVALHRDLLGSWVKGAHLETLIPLNGSGGGARRPPA; encoded by the coding sequence ATGGCAGCGCGACGGCGCCGGCGGCTGCGGAAGCGGACACGCAGGCAGTTACAGGGCTGGGGCATCGTGGCGACGCTGGCCGTCACGGTGTGGGTGGCCGGGAACTGGGCGACAGTGTGGCCCGTGCTAGTGACCGTGGTCGCCGTCGTGGTGGTGGGCGGAGCCGGCTGGGGCCTCCTACGCGCGCACCGGCTCGCGGTCGGCGGAGACCGGAAATGGCGGGCGCAGGAGGAGGCGCGGGCGCGGGAGCTGTCGATGACGGAGGTCGACGCGCTGTCCTGGCAGGACTTCGAGCACTACGTCGCCGATCTCTGCCGTCGGGACGGCTGCACCAAGGTCGTCGTCAGCGGCAAGAGCGGCGACCTGGGCGCCGACGTCGTCGGCTACCTCGCCGACGGCCGCAAACTGGTCGTCCAGGTCAAGAAGTACGCGCCCGAGCGCAGCGTGTCCTCGCAGGACATGCAGAAGTTCGTCGGCACCGCCCGCCTCGAGCACGGCGCGGACGTCGCCCTGTTCGTCACCACGTGCCGCGCGTTCACGAAGGCCGCCCTCGGCCTGGCGGTGCGCCAGGACATCGTGGCCCTGCACCGTGACCTGCTCGGCTCCTGGGTCAAGGGCGCCCATCTGGAGACACTGATCCCGCTGAACGGAAGCGGCGGCGGCGCGCGGCGCCCGCCAGCCTGA
- a CDS encoding YybH family protein translates to MVLFIAEDAVYWFSDGSHRGIEEIRSAIGKTFATILDEVYEVRELEWPVLTSDVAVCRCRFAWTGVVNGELRSGRGRGTNGIVRRDGELKMLHEHLSS, encoded by the coding sequence ATGGTGCTGTTCATCGCCGAGGACGCCGTGTATTGGTTCTCGGACGGTTCGCATCGGGGCATTGAGGAGATCCGGTCCGCGATCGGGAAGACGTTCGCGACAATCCTCGACGAGGTGTATGAGGTGCGTGAACTGGAGTGGCCGGTGCTCACCTCTGATGTCGCGGTGTGTCGCTGTCGGTTCGCCTGGACCGGCGTCGTGAACGGTGAACTCCGCTCTGGCCGGGGCCGGGGCACCAACGGCATCGTGCGGCGGGACGGAGAGTTGAAGATGCTGCATGAGCATCTCAGCTCCTGA
- a CDS encoding alpha/beta hydrolase, with protein sequence MTTARPALDPELHELLADMPLMPQLSPEVLAQVRPFSSMPVEPLLEGRAIDRREVTAASPDGTPIPLSVFSPANTDRTTAAPCVYWMHGGGMVMGDRFSQIDIPLEWLEEFGAVVVSVDYRLAPESTGTVPVDDCYQGLLWVAEHSEELGIDPARIIVAGASAGGGLAAGVTLLARDLGTPTIAAQVLIGPMLDHRNTTTSSLQYSNGPGVWTREMNGFGWRCLLGDLTDDEVPAYVSPALADDLADLPTTYIDTGSAEVFRDEDTDYATRIWAAGGQAELHVWAGGFHGFDALYPQAHISATARRTRTDWLARLLATNPAA encoded by the coding sequence ATGACCACGGCACGACCCGCCCTCGACCCCGAACTGCATGAACTCTTGGCCGACATGCCCCTCATGCCCCAGCTCAGCCCGGAAGTGCTGGCGCAGGTACGCCCCTTCTCCTCGATGCCCGTCGAACCCCTCCTCGAAGGTCGCGCTATCGACCGGCGCGAGGTCACCGCTGCGAGTCCGGACGGCACCCCGATCCCCTTGTCCGTCTTCAGCCCCGCGAACACCGATCGCACCACCGCCGCACCCTGCGTCTACTGGATGCACGGCGGCGGGATGGTCATGGGCGACCGCTTCTCACAGATCGACATCCCGCTGGAGTGGCTCGAGGAGTTCGGCGCCGTCGTGGTCTCCGTCGACTACCGGCTCGCGCCCGAGTCCACCGGCACCGTCCCGGTCGACGACTGCTACCAGGGACTGCTCTGGGTCGCCGAACACTCCGAAGAACTGGGCATTGACCCCGCCCGGATCATCGTCGCAGGCGCCAGCGCGGGCGGCGGCCTCGCCGCCGGCGTCACCCTCCTGGCCCGCGACCTCGGCACCCCGACGATCGCCGCCCAAGTACTGATCGGCCCCATGCTCGACCACCGCAACACCACCACCTCCAGCCTCCAGTACTCCAACGGGCCCGGCGTCTGGACCCGCGAGATGAACGGATTCGGATGGCGCTGCCTCCTCGGCGACCTCACCGACGACGAGGTACCCGCATACGTCTCACCCGCCCTGGCCGACGACCTCGCGGACCTGCCGACCACCTACATCGACACCGGCTCCGCCGAAGTCTTCCGAGACGAGGACACCGACTACGCCACCCGCATCTGGGCGGCCGGCGGCCAGGCCGAACTCCACGTCTGGGCAGGCGGCTTCCACGGATTCGACGCCCTGTACCCGCAGGCACACATCTCGGCCACAGCCCGCCGGACCCGCACCGACTGGCTCGCCCGACTCCTGGCCACGAACCCCGCCGCATAG
- a CDS encoding putative quinol monooxygenase yields the protein MIATYGFNATLTARPGMGDRLVELLLTGLHEGSPGASEYCVVYLVSRSASDPDVVHVTEGWTSEEDHHRIFAGEAAQAIVAQIDGLLAKESEYTDYVPVRGKAAF from the coding sequence ATGATTGCCACGTACGGCTTCAACGCCACCCTGACCGCCAGGCCCGGCATGGGCGACCGGCTGGTCGAGCTGCTGCTGACCGGCCTGCACGAGGGCAGCCCCGGCGCGAGCGAGTACTGCGTGGTCTACCTCGTCTCCCGTTCCGCGTCCGACCCCGACGTCGTCCACGTCACCGAGGGCTGGACCAGCGAGGAGGACCACCACCGGATCTTCGCCGGCGAGGCCGCCCAGGCCATCGTGGCGCAGATCGACGGACTGCTGGCCAAGGAGTCCGAATACACCGACTACGTGCCGGTCCGCGGCAAGGCCGCCTTCTGA
- a CDS encoding AraC family transcriptional regulator, translating into MHLEELRTLLARHARPDWTTAIDGVLISKVDRPDPPEPSMSGTVLAVIAQGAKRLALGDRVYAYGAGQYLVASVDLPVTGQFTQADPEQPALGFGLTLEPPVVAELLLQAGPGDIPRPAGGTPSGIAVSDAPPALLDAVVRLLRLLDEPRDRAVLAPLVTREILWRLITGDQGATVRQLGLADSSLSHVSRAVRWIREHYAEPFRVEDVARLSGMSVSAFYRNFQAVTAMSPIQFQKQIRLQEARLLLATHPGDVTGVGHRVGYDNPSQFSREYRRQFGAPPSKDAVRLRQAVRTPSGVLP; encoded by the coding sequence ATGCACCTCGAAGAGCTCCGCACCCTGCTGGCCCGGCACGCCCGGCCCGACTGGACCACCGCCATCGACGGCGTCCTCATCTCCAAGGTCGACCGGCCGGATCCGCCGGAGCCCTCGATGTCCGGCACGGTGCTCGCAGTCATCGCCCAGGGCGCCAAACGCCTCGCGCTGGGCGACCGGGTCTACGCGTACGGCGCCGGGCAGTACCTGGTCGCATCCGTCGACCTGCCCGTCACCGGACAGTTCACCCAGGCCGACCCCGAGCAGCCGGCCCTCGGCTTCGGCCTCACGCTGGAACCGCCGGTTGTCGCCGAACTGCTGCTGCAAGCCGGTCCCGGCGACATCCCCCGCCCCGCCGGAGGCACTCCGTCGGGGATCGCCGTCAGCGACGCCCCGCCCGCCTTGCTCGACGCGGTGGTCCGGCTGCTGCGCCTGCTCGACGAGCCCCGCGACCGCGCCGTACTGGCCCCGCTGGTCACACGCGAGATCCTGTGGCGCCTGATCACCGGCGACCAGGGCGCCACAGTCCGCCAACTCGGCCTCGCCGACAGCAGCCTCAGCCACGTCTCCCGGGCCGTGCGCTGGATCCGCGAGCACTACGCGGAGCCCTTCCGGGTCGAGGACGTGGCACGGCTGTCCGGGATGAGCGTCTCCGCCTTCTACCGCAACTTCCAGGCGGTGACCGCGATGAGCCCCATCCAGTTCCAGAAACAGATCCGGCTCCAGGAGGCCCGGCTGCTGCTCGCCACCCACCCGGGCGACGTCACCGGAGTCGGCCACCGCGTCGGCTACGACAACCCGTCACAGTTCAGCCGCGAATACCGCCGCCAGTTCGGCGCACCCCCCAGCAAGGACGCCGTCCGACTGCGTCAGGCCGTGCGTACTCCTTCGGGTGTCCTTCCCTGA
- a CDS encoding class I SAM-dependent methyltransferase, with translation MSETAVFAREFLRSPLRTASLIPSSSRLVERLVAAVPERGEPVVVELGPGTGPATAAIQHKLAGRGRHIAVELNERLAAHLVERFPGAETVAESAWELPRILADRGLGAADVVVSSLPWSAFTGPQGQALVPAIASVLSETGVYTQFAYAFAHWAPPSRRRLAQLRRAFEEVVASRTVYRNLPPALVYSARRPRVPAGQPAPPAAPIANRTAS, from the coding sequence ATGAGTGAAACAGCGGTTTTCGCCCGCGAGTTCCTGCGCAGCCCGCTCCGTACGGCCTCCCTGATACCGAGTTCGTCCCGGCTGGTCGAGCGGCTTGTCGCCGCTGTACCGGAGCGGGGCGAGCCCGTGGTGGTGGAGCTCGGTCCGGGCACCGGACCCGCCACCGCGGCGATCCAACACAAACTGGCAGGCCGCGGACGCCACATTGCGGTCGAACTGAACGAACGGCTCGCCGCACATCTGGTTGAGCGGTTTCCCGGTGCCGAGACCGTCGCCGAGTCCGCCTGGGAACTGCCCCGCATCCTCGCCGACCGGGGCCTTGGCGCGGCGGACGTCGTGGTGAGCAGCCTCCCCTGGTCGGCGTTCACCGGTCCGCAAGGCCAGGCCCTCGTGCCGGCCATCGCGTCGGTGCTGTCCGAGACCGGGGTGTACACGCAGTTCGCCTATGCTTTCGCCCACTGGGCCCCGCCGAGCCGCCGCAGGCTCGCTCAGTTGCGCCGGGCGTTCGAAGAAGTGGTCGCGAGCAGGACGGTGTACCGTAACCTGCCTCCCGCCCTGGTGTACTCCGCGCGCAGGCCGCGCGTTCCGGCCGGTCAGCCCGCGCCGCCGGCCGCGCCCATCGCGAATCGAACCGCGTCCTGA
- a CDS encoding AraC family transcriptional regulator — MPLDELRTLLARHARPDGTTAIENVRIGREESDEHHASMSGTVMALIAQGAKRLALGDRVYEYGPGQYLVASVDVPVTGRFLAVTPEQPALGLGLLLHPSDVAEMMLQTAPGTFPPHGTAPAAIAVSDASDEFLDAVVRLVRLLDRPRDRDMLAPLVKREILWRLITGEQGATVRQIGLADSKLSHIARAVHWIRENYRTPFRVDDVAELVGMSASSFYRNFQAVTRMSPIQFQKNIRLHQARLLLTEHPKDIAYIGYRVGYDSPSQFSREYRRLFGAPPSQDAVRFAMGAAGGAG, encoded by the coding sequence ATGCCGCTTGACGAACTCCGCACTCTGCTGGCGCGTCACGCCAGACCCGACGGAACGACCGCCATCGAGAACGTGAGGATCGGCCGGGAGGAGTCGGACGAACACCACGCCTCCATGAGTGGAACGGTCATGGCACTGATCGCCCAAGGCGCCAAGCGTCTCGCGCTGGGCGACCGCGTGTACGAGTACGGCCCCGGGCAGTACCTGGTCGCATCCGTCGACGTGCCCGTCACCGGCCGCTTCCTCGCTGTCACCCCGGAGCAGCCGGCGCTGGGACTCGGCCTGCTCCTGCATCCGTCGGACGTCGCCGAGATGATGTTGCAGACGGCGCCCGGCACCTTTCCGCCGCACGGCACGGCACCGGCCGCCATCGCCGTCAGCGACGCCTCCGACGAGTTCCTGGACGCCGTCGTGCGACTGGTGCGCCTGCTCGACCGGCCACGGGACAGGGACATGCTCGCCCCCCTCGTCAAACGCGAGATCCTGTGGCGCCTGATCACCGGCGAGCAGGGCGCCACAGTCCGCCAAATAGGTCTTGCCGACAGCAAGCTCTCCCATATCGCCAGAGCCGTGCACTGGATTCGCGAGAACTACCGGACACCGTTTCGGGTGGACGACGTGGCAGAGCTTGTCGGAATGAGCGCGTCCTCCTTCTACCGGAACTTCCAGGCCGTCACCCGGATGAGCCCCATCCAGTTCCAGAAGAACATCAGACTCCATCAGGCCCGGCTCCTGCTGACGGAACACCCGAAAGACATCGCGTACATCGGATACCGCGTGGGGTACGACAGCCCGTCCCAATTCAGCCGGGAATACCGACGCCTTTTCGGTGCGCCACCCAGTCAGGACGCGGTTCGATTCGCGATGGGCGCGGCCGGCGGCGCGGGCTGA
- a CDS encoding (2Fe-2S)-binding protein translates to MAESTRSEIRLHVNGVTHRLDVDNRRTLLDALREDTGHTGPKKGCDRGQCGACTVLLNGWRVVSCLTLAVAVDGSDITTVEGLAHEGELRPLQQSFVQLDGLQCGYCTPGQLCSAVGMLAEHAAGWPSAVTADVSPDAPARELDAEEVRERLSGNLCRCGAYPSIVRAVLETAAREEVAG, encoded by the coding sequence ATGGCGGAAAGTACCCGCAGTGAGATACGACTTCACGTCAACGGCGTGACGCACCGCCTGGACGTCGACAATCGCAGGACACTGCTCGACGCGCTGCGTGAGGACACCGGCCACACAGGGCCGAAAAAGGGCTGCGACCGTGGGCAGTGCGGCGCCTGCACCGTGCTGCTGAACGGCTGGCGTGTGGTGTCGTGCCTGACGCTGGCGGTCGCCGTCGACGGCTCGGACATCACAACGGTCGAGGGGCTGGCGCACGAGGGTGAACTGCGACCGTTGCAGCAGTCGTTCGTGCAGCTCGACGGCCTTCAGTGCGGCTACTGCACGCCCGGGCAGCTCTGTTCCGCGGTCGGCATGCTGGCCGAACACGCGGCGGGCTGGCCCAGCGCGGTCACCGCCGATGTCTCACCCGACGCGCCGGCGCGCGAGTTGGACGCCGAGGAGGTGCGCGAACGCCTGAGCGGCAACCTGTGTCGCTGTGGCGCGTACCCGTCGATCGTGCGGGCCGTGCTCGAGACGGCGGCCCGCGAGGAGGTGGCGGGATGA
- a CDS encoding FAD binding domain-containing protein, with protein MKEFSYQRPSRVRDALSLVADEDGARFLGGGTNLVDLMKDGIETPTRLVDVRRLPLDGIGDAPDGGLVIGATTTNSDLAAHPEMRRRYPALSQAVLAGASGQLRNMATVGGNLLQRTRCGYFADASQPCNKRSPGSGCSAIAGEHHNHAILEWTDHCVATHPSDMTVALAAFDAIVHYETLDGSHEIPLSQFYLPVGESPHRETALPRGALITAVTLPAAAASPRSRYRKVRERASYAFASVSVAAALDVDEGIVKEARIALGGLASRPWRAHAAESALRDAPATTGSFRAAADAELSAARPLRDNAYKVGLARNLIEAVLTDLAHRAE; from the coding sequence ATGAAGGAGTTCAGCTACCAGCGGCCGAGCCGGGTCCGAGACGCCCTCTCTCTGGTCGCCGACGAGGACGGCGCCCGGTTCCTCGGCGGCGGAACGAACCTCGTCGACCTGATGAAGGACGGAATCGAGACGCCGACCCGGCTGGTGGACGTCCGTCGGCTGCCGCTGGACGGCATCGGCGACGCGCCCGACGGCGGACTCGTCATCGGCGCGACGACGACCAACAGCGACCTGGCGGCCCATCCCGAGATGCGCCGGCGGTATCCGGCGCTCAGCCAGGCCGTGCTGGCGGGCGCGTCGGGGCAGCTGCGCAACATGGCCACGGTGGGCGGCAACCTGCTGCAGCGAACCCGGTGCGGCTACTTCGCCGACGCCTCGCAGCCGTGCAACAAGCGCAGCCCCGGCAGCGGGTGTTCCGCGATCGCCGGAGAGCACCACAACCACGCGATCCTCGAATGGACCGACCACTGTGTGGCCACCCATCCCTCGGACATGACCGTGGCCTTGGCCGCGTTCGACGCGATCGTGCACTACGAGACCCTGGACGGTTCCCACGAGATCCCGCTGTCCCAGTTCTACCTGCCGGTCGGCGAGAGTCCGCACCGGGAGACGGCGCTTCCCCGGGGCGCCCTGATCACCGCGGTCACCCTGCCGGCCGCCGCGGCGTCCCCTCGTTCGCGCTACCGCAAGGTCCGCGAGCGCGCGTCCTACGCCTTCGCGAGCGTCTCCGTCGCCGCCGCGTTGGACGTCGACGAGGGCATCGTCAAGGAGGCCCGGATCGCGCTCGGCGGCCTCGCCTCCCGGCCCTGGCGCGCCCACGCCGCCGAGTCCGCCCTGCGGGACGCCCCCGCCACGACCGGCAGCTTCCGGGCCGCCGCCGACGCGGAGCTGTCCGCCGCGCGGCCGTTGCGCGACAACGCGTACAAGGTCGGCCTGGCCCGCAACCTCATCGAGGCCGTCCTGACCGACCTCGCCCACAGGGCCGAGTGA